A DNA window from Halorubrum sp. DM2 contains the following coding sequences:
- a CDS encoding metal-dependent transcriptional regulator, protein MPTDAVEDYLKAIHRIESRSGPPVSTSQIAEALDKTPATVTSMVETLADRGLLSREKYTGVELTPAGEVAALEVVRRHRLIEAFLAEQLDYEPTEVHDEADALEHHVSEEFTRRVERLLDYPAADPHGDPIPPADLSTPEDAGTTLVAALEPDERGTVVRVSDRDPDVLEFLVDAGITPGTTVEVVEVTSFGLVTVRTDDGDEHGLPEAVADRVYVRRAADSAAATDRQEAGDA, encoded by the coding sequence ATGCCCACCGACGCCGTCGAAGACTATCTCAAGGCGATCCACCGGATCGAATCGCGGAGCGGACCCCCCGTTTCGACCTCGCAGATCGCGGAGGCGCTCGACAAGACGCCCGCGACCGTGACGAGCATGGTGGAGACGCTCGCCGACCGCGGGCTGCTCTCCCGCGAGAAGTACACGGGGGTCGAGCTCACGCCCGCAGGCGAGGTCGCCGCGCTGGAGGTCGTGCGCCGGCACCGGCTCATCGAGGCGTTCCTCGCCGAGCAGTTGGACTACGAACCGACGGAGGTCCACGACGAGGCCGACGCGCTCGAACACCACGTCAGCGAGGAGTTCACGCGGCGGGTCGAACGCCTCCTCGATTATCCCGCCGCCGACCCCCACGGGGACCCGATCCCCCCGGCGGACCTGTCGACGCCGGAAGACGCCGGGACGACGCTCGTCGCGGCGCTGGAGCCGGACGAGCGGGGAACGGTCGTCCGGGTGAGCGACCGCGACCCCGACGTGTTGGAGTTCCTCGTCGACGCGGGGATCACGCCCGGAACGACCGTCGAGGTCGTCGAGGTCACGTCGTTCGGGCTGGTCACGGTCCGGACCGACGACGGGGACGAACACGGCCTGCCGGAGGCGGTCGCGGACCGCGTGTACGTCCGCCGCGCCGCGGACTCGGCGGCCGCGACCGACAGACAGGAGGCGGGTGACGCATGA
- the rnhB gene encoding ribonuclease HII: MYLGVDEAGKGPALGPMVAAAVIADPASLPADVDDSKRIAPARREAMAATLDEDPDVAVGVARVEPAEIDRPDTDMNTLTVRGQARAVRAALAEPSAGDLDRPVRVVADAGDTSEERFARRLREFVADSSDDAEPLPGVDVTAAHGADEDDPLVGAASVVAKVTRDAAMAAVDATYPDYDDVGSGYPSDPATRSFIAAYVGDHGTLPDCARESWATCEDALAAAEQSALDEF, encoded by the coding sequence GTGTACCTCGGCGTCGACGAAGCCGGCAAGGGTCCCGCGCTCGGGCCGATGGTCGCGGCCGCGGTGATCGCCGACCCCGCGAGCCTCCCGGCCGACGTGGACGACTCGAAGCGGATCGCGCCGGCGAGACGCGAGGCGATGGCCGCGACCCTCGACGAGGATCCCGACGTCGCCGTCGGCGTCGCGCGCGTCGAACCGGCCGAAATCGACCGCCCGGACACCGACATGAACACGCTCACCGTTCGCGGACAGGCGCGGGCGGTTCGCGCCGCGCTCGCCGAACCGTCCGCGGGCGACCTCGACAGACCGGTCCGCGTCGTCGCGGACGCGGGCGACACTAGCGAGGAGCGGTTCGCGCGGCGGCTCCGCGAGTTCGTCGCCGATAGCTCGGACGACGCCGAACCCCTCCCGGGGGTCGACGTGACCGCCGCGCACGGCGCGGACGAGGACGACCCGCTCGTCGGTGCCGCGAGCGTCGTCGCCAAGGTGACTCGAGACGCCGCCATGGCGGCCGTCGACGCCACGTACCCCGACTACGACGACGTCGGGAGCGGCTACCCGAGCGACCCGGCCACCCGCTCGTTCATCGCCGCGTACGTCGGCGACCACGGAACGCTGCCGGACTGCGCGCGCGAGTCGTGGGCCACCTGCGAGGACGCGCTGGCGGCCGCAGAGCAGTCGGCGTTAGACGAATTCTGA
- a CDS encoding enoyl-CoA hydratase/isomerase family protein: MIRTRTDGDVRVVTLDRPEARNALRPDDLRSLREIFEGEADSESVPPVTYLRGAGDAFCAGADLDAVADLDDPEAFARRGQRAAAAVDESRSVVVCGIDGAARGGGVELALAADVRVATPRATFGEPGVDFGLFGAWGGTVRLPRVMREGDALDFALSGRVLDADKALRTGLVSRVVDDTRSVADEIAAGESDALAAIKRRLRDRRDDETQERVEAATFADLHDAHAEEIARRNGE, translated from the coding sequence ACCCGAACCGACGGCGACGTGCGCGTCGTCACGCTCGACCGCCCGGAGGCGCGCAACGCGCTCCGGCCCGACGACCTGCGCTCCCTGCGAGAGATATTCGAGGGGGAGGCGGACAGCGAGTCAGTCCCGCCGGTGACGTACCTCCGCGGCGCGGGCGACGCCTTCTGTGCCGGGGCCGACCTCGACGCGGTCGCCGACCTCGACGATCCGGAGGCGTTCGCGCGGCGCGGGCAGCGCGCGGCCGCCGCCGTCGATGAGTCCCGATCGGTCGTCGTCTGCGGTATCGACGGCGCGGCCCGCGGCGGGGGCGTCGAACTGGCGCTGGCGGCCGACGTCCGAGTGGCGACCCCGCGGGCGACGTTCGGGGAGCCGGGCGTCGACTTCGGGCTGTTCGGGGCGTGGGGCGGGACGGTCAGGCTCCCGCGGGTCATGCGCGAGGGCGACGCGCTCGACTTCGCGCTGTCGGGGCGCGTCCTCGACGCCGACAAGGCCCTCCGGACCGGGCTCGTCTCGCGCGTCGTCGACGACACTCGATCGGTGGCCGACGAGATCGCGGCCGGCGAGTCCGACGCGCTCGCGGCGATCAAGCGCCGACTCCGCGACCGCCGCGACGACGAGACGCAGGAACGCGTGGAGGCGGCTACGTTCGCCGACCTCCACGACGCCCACGCGGAGGAGATCGCCCGTCGGAACGGAGAGTGA
- the secF gene encoding protein translocase subunit SecF — MVSIEVPEVDYTDYSNRQLAAVPLAFLVLALAIIGGWFVVTGAPANLGLEFTGGVELRIADDGDDVEQQIQTAFDREPDSIRTIPGDDVVVVTFQASEDDPEGLANDLEDQASAAGLTTTAVDQVSPSFASDTARTALFGVALAFLGMSVLVFALFRTFVPSLAVVASAFSDLVIPVAAMNLLGIQMTLGTIAALLMIIGYSVDSDILLNDSVLRRTGAFYESVSRAMRTGVTMTLTSIAAMVVMAVVASVFGIGLLRDIGIILSVGLCADLMNTYLMNVSLLRWHKFEGVKR; from the coding sequence ATGGTATCGATCGAGGTGCCGGAAGTCGACTACACCGACTACTCGAACCGGCAGCTTGCGGCGGTGCCGCTCGCGTTTCTGGTCCTCGCGTTGGCGATCATCGGCGGGTGGTTCGTCGTCACCGGGGCCCCGGCGAATCTCGGGCTGGAGTTCACCGGCGGCGTCGAACTGCGGATCGCGGACGACGGGGACGATGTCGAACAGCAGATTCAGACGGCGTTCGACCGGGAGCCGGACTCGATCCGCACGATCCCGGGCGACGACGTCGTGGTCGTCACGTTCCAAGCGTCCGAGGACGATCCCGAGGGGCTCGCGAACGACTTGGAAGACCAAGCGAGCGCGGCCGGGCTGACGACGACCGCGGTCGATCAGGTGTCGCCGAGCTTCGCGAGCGACACCGCGCGGACCGCCCTCTTCGGCGTGGCCCTCGCCTTCCTCGGGATGAGCGTACTCGTGTTCGCGCTGTTCCGGACGTTCGTCCCCTCGCTCGCGGTCGTCGCGTCCGCGTTCTCCGACCTCGTGATCCCGGTCGCGGCGATGAACCTGCTCGGGATACAGATGACGCTAGGAACGATCGCGGCGCTTTTGATGATCATCGGGTACAGCGTCGACTCGGACATCCTGTTGAACGACTCAGTGCTGCGCCGAACCGGTGCGTTCTACGAGTCGGTGAGCCGCGCGATGCGGACCGGGGTGACGATGACGCTCACCTCCATCGCGGCGATGGTCGTGATGGCGGTGGTCGCCTCGGTGTTCGGCATCGGTCTCCTCCGTGACATCGGGATCATCCTCTCGGTCGGGCTGTGTGCGGACCTGATGAACACGTATCTGATGAACGTCTCACTGCTTCGCTGGCACAAGTTCGAGGGGGTGAAACGCTAA
- a CDS encoding undecaprenyl diphosphate synthase family protein gives MGLYDAYLATRHRLHDAAPPAHVALVVTERDLLADGAFDTLSSAIGWAFEYGAERVTVSVSVLDRAVAPTLVRELRRLDAPAETVVRGPDADDPAEEPAGDAPDGDDSLDVGDPDALVRILVGLGGKAEFAGAVRELAHDVADGEITPETIDESDVADRLLFPEEPDLVIKTGAERLSDFAIWQSVYAELYFTDVNWRDFRRREYLRAVLDYQDRQRRFGR, from the coding sequence GTGGGTCTCTACGACGCGTACCTCGCGACGCGACACCGGCTCCACGACGCCGCGCCGCCGGCGCACGTCGCGCTCGTCGTCACGGAGCGCGACCTCCTCGCCGACGGCGCGTTCGACACGCTGTCGTCGGCGATCGGCTGGGCGTTCGAGTACGGGGCCGAGCGCGTCACCGTCTCCGTCTCTGTCCTCGACCGGGCAGTCGCCCCGACGCTGGTCCGGGAGCTACGGCGGCTCGACGCCCCCGCGGAGACCGTGGTCCGCGGCCCGGACGCCGACGATCCGGCCGAAGAACCCGCTGGCGACGCGCCCGACGGCGACGATTCGCTCGACGTCGGCGACCCGGACGCGCTGGTCCGGATCCTCGTCGGTCTCGGCGGGAAAGCGGAGTTCGCCGGCGCGGTCCGCGAACTGGCGCACGACGTGGCCGACGGGGAGATAACGCCGGAAACCATCGACGAGAGCGACGTCGCCGACCGGCTGTTGTTTCCCGAAGAGCCGGACCTCGTGATCAAGACCGGTGCCGAGCGACTCTCCGACTTCGCCATCTGGCAGTCGGTGTACGCCGAACTCTACTTCACCGACGTGAACTGGCGCGACTTCCGCAGACGTGAGTACCTCCGCGCCGTCTTGGACTACCAGGACAGACAGCGCCGGTTCGGCCGCTAA
- a CDS encoding DUF5812 family protein, which translates to MTDEKESTFLVTHVESDSAVLKDVHDGQVHTLSSNPGVDVDDAVEATVAPDPPMEVTYQVIEVAERRPLSIEESPEPPTVHERELAAETPAGELAREPRAGVGEVHVLTPPESETEAAVTDVIDDREGTLSRAARLGVNRVEIRSEPGVVAVRYLP; encoded by the coding sequence ATGACCGACGAGAAGGAGAGTACGTTCCTCGTCACGCACGTCGAGAGCGACTCGGCCGTACTGAAAGACGTCCACGACGGGCAGGTCCACACGCTGAGTTCGAACCCCGGAGTCGACGTCGACGACGCCGTCGAGGCGACCGTCGCACCCGACCCACCGATGGAGGTCACCTATCAGGTGATCGAAGTCGCGGAGCGTCGCCCGCTGTCGATCGAAGAGAGCCCGGAGCCGCCGACGGTTCACGAGCGCGAGTTGGCCGCGGAGACGCCGGCCGGGGAGCTGGCTCGGGAGCCACGAGCGGGCGTCGGCGAGGTCCACGTGTTGACACCGCCGGAGTCGGAGACGGAGGCCGCCGTCACCGACGTGATCGACGACCGCGAGGGGACGCTCTCGCGGGCGGCCCGTCTGGGCGTGAACCGCGTCGAGATCCGATCGGAGCCGGGAGTCGTCGCGGTCCGATACCTGCCGTAG
- a CDS encoding TMEM165/GDT1 family protein, translating into MTGYVEIVAIAFATQLAVLPGEKVQLMIAGLSTKYDPKIVVAAAGSAFAGWTAVEIAFGQAIQSALPPIALDVVTAVLFFVFAILLYRSAPSPKTSAEAERTDGGLAAFDDLSLPGRLDRYSGSLGGFLPIFVLTATGEFGDKTQLVTIGLAVQYGATSAIWFGEMLAIIPVSLANAYFFHRFAGSVDMRLAHFASALLFAFFGADTVLAIATGFSVWETFVGAFGGLIGGLF; encoded by the coding sequence ATGACCGGCTACGTCGAGATCGTCGCGATCGCGTTCGCCACCCAGCTCGCGGTGCTCCCGGGCGAGAAGGTCCAGTTGATGATCGCCGGGCTCTCGACGAAGTACGACCCCAAGATCGTCGTCGCCGCCGCGGGATCGGCGTTCGCCGGCTGGACCGCGGTCGAGATCGCGTTCGGACAGGCGATCCAGTCGGCGCTGCCGCCGATCGCGTTGGACGTGGTGACCGCGGTGCTGTTCTTCGTCTTCGCGATCCTGCTGTACCGCTCCGCCCCGTCGCCGAAGACGAGCGCCGAAGCGGAGCGTACCGACGGCGGGCTGGCGGCGTTCGACGACCTCTCCCTACCCGGTCGGCTCGACCGGTACTCCGGGTCGCTCGGCGGCTTCCTACCCATCTTCGTGCTCACCGCGACCGGGGAGTTCGGCGACAAGACGCAGCTGGTCACCATCGGCTTGGCGGTCCAGTACGGCGCAACCTCCGCGATCTGGTTCGGAGAGATGCTCGCCATCATTCCGGTGAGCCTCGCGAACGCGTACTTCTTCCACCGGTTCGCCGGCAGCGTCGACATGCGGCTCGCGCACTTCGCGTCCGCGCTGCTTTTCGCCTTCTTCGGCGCGGACACCGTGTTGGCGATCGCGACCGGCTTCTCGGTGTGGGAGACGTTCGTCGGCGCGTTCGGCGGTCTCATTGGCGGGCTGTTCTGA
- a CDS encoding inorganic phosphate transporter, which produces MVEILLLVGVTVAAFVGYNIGGATTGPAFGPAVGADVLSKSGAAALMSVFFFIGAGTLGQRVVTTLGEDLVSGANVFTLETSIVVLFFIGGALFVGNFAGVPASTSMTAVGAIAGLGLATNTLNWAEMGEIAIWWLVAPIIGFWVSGIVGRYFYSTINDWVAIDSTEGALFEFDRSGLVPKPVPGPNTTRRELFGGFVVIAIGCLMAFASGTSNIANAIAPLVGAGVEIRPLILLGSAAVAVGAFTIARRTLDTLGNDITDLPLTAAIVVAVVSSGIVISLSAVGIPASFVIIATMSIVGLGWGRATRTVTVRQGIRGEKEPTVSVGALAADEMPDIGEGDASDVPSASDLFNPGTSARVVLMQNVVPILSTVGALVTFTALFTFVW; this is translated from the coding sequence ATGGTAGAGATTCTTCTTCTCGTCGGAGTCACGGTGGCGGCGTTCGTCGGCTACAACATCGGGGGCGCGACGACGGGACCGGCGTTCGGGCCGGCGGTAGGCGCGGACGTGTTGTCGAAGTCGGGCGCGGCGGCGCTGATGTCGGTGTTCTTCTTCATCGGCGCTGGAACGCTGGGCCAGCGGGTGGTCACGACGCTGGGCGAGGACCTCGTCTCGGGCGCGAACGTGTTCACGCTGGAGACGAGCATCGTCGTCCTCTTTTTTATCGGCGGCGCGCTGTTCGTCGGCAATTTCGCCGGCGTCCCGGCGTCTACGTCGATGACCGCGGTCGGGGCCATCGCCGGGCTGGGATTGGCGACGAACACGCTCAACTGGGCCGAGATGGGCGAAATCGCGATCTGGTGGCTCGTCGCCCCGATAATCGGGTTCTGGGTCTCCGGCATCGTGGGACGCTACTTCTACTCGACGATCAACGACTGGGTGGCGATAGACAGCACCGAGGGCGCGCTGTTCGAGTTCGACCGGTCGGGACTGGTTCCGAAGCCCGTTCCCGGACCGAACACGACCCGCCGCGAGCTGTTCGGCGGCTTCGTCGTCATCGCGATCGGCTGTCTGATGGCGTTCGCCTCCGGTACGTCGAACATCGCCAACGCCATCGCGCCGCTGGTGGGTGCCGGCGTGGAGATACGGCCGCTGATCCTCCTCGGCAGCGCCGCGGTGGCGGTGGGCGCGTTCACCATCGCCCGGCGGACGCTCGACACGCTCGGCAACGACATCACCGACCTGCCGCTGACGGCCGCCATCGTCGTCGCGGTCGTCTCCTCCGGGATCGTCATCAGCCTCTCCGCGGTCGGGATCCCCGCCTCCTTCGTGATCATCGCGACGATGTCGATCGTCGGACTCGGTTGGGGGCGCGCGACGCGCACGGTCACGGTGCGACAGGGGATCCGCGGCGAGAAGGAGCCGACGGTCTCCGTCGGCGCGCTGGCGGCCGACGAGATGCCTGATATCGGCGAGGGCGACGCGAGCGACGTCCCGTCGGCGTCGGACCTGTTCAATCCGGGAACGAGCGCGCGCGTCGTGCTGATGCAAAACGTCGTGCCGATCCTCTCGACGGTCGGCGCGCTGGTGACGTTCACCGCCCTCTTCACGTTCGTCTGGTAA
- a CDS encoding preprotein translocase subunit SecD has translation MLEPIKENWRILLLVVVVIGATVALFAPGFGPEPAPGEDASEAREGITNLQYGLDLAGGTRIRAPLSGYTATDVAFGGDSPATVAEAVAAELDNASARNVGAVPGERAVEVTEPSVTEDQFRRAMDASGYEYADVRSGVTQETRDETMNVIQGKINEAGLSGGSVQQVQSITGEYFILVEVPGEGRQDVVDLLEERGTVRIDIAYADGNETAVDEGVLVQENFDEIGTATQSDQGTGSYVPVTVRSTDESGQSPANNFQDAVVERGFPDAYNTRADRCEYVNGSLTGERNPCLLLVVNDEVVNSFGMDSGLADSMGAGSWAETGRFRLTTGEFSEAQTISLNLRAGALPADLDISGEGTSSSISASQGENFRTYSLVIGILSVFAVAGMVFLRYREPRVALPMIVTALAEVYALLGFAALLGYPLELAVIAGFIAVVGTGVDDLVIIADQVMSEGDVSSRTVFDSRFRQAFWVIGAAAATTIIAMSPLMVLSLGDLSGFAIFTILGVLVGVLVTRPAYGDILRRLLTVR, from the coding sequence ATGTTGGAACCGATCAAGGAGAACTGGCGGATCCTGTTGCTCGTCGTCGTCGTGATCGGTGCCACGGTGGCGCTGTTCGCGCCCGGATTCGGGCCGGAGCCGGCCCCCGGCGAAGACGCGAGCGAGGCCCGAGAGGGGATCACGAACCTCCAGTACGGGCTGGACCTCGCGGGCGGGACGCGGATCCGCGCGCCGCTGTCGGGATACACCGCGACCGACGTCGCGTTCGGGGGTGACAGCCCGGCGACTGTCGCGGAGGCGGTGGCGGCCGAACTCGACAACGCCTCGGCGCGGAACGTCGGGGCCGTTCCGGGCGAGCGGGCAGTGGAGGTCACGGAGCCGTCCGTCACCGAAGACCAGTTCAGGCGGGCGATGGACGCCAGCGGCTACGAGTACGCCGACGTTCGCTCGGGCGTCACGCAGGAGACGCGCGACGAGACGATGAACGTCATCCAAGGGAAGATCAACGAGGCGGGACTCTCGGGCGGCAGCGTCCAACAGGTCCAGTCGATCACCGGCGAGTACTTCATCCTCGTCGAAGTCCCGGGAGAGGGACGACAGGACGTGGTCGACCTCCTCGAAGAGCGCGGGACCGTCCGGATCGACATCGCGTACGCCGACGGCAACGAGACCGCCGTCGACGAGGGAGTGTTGGTCCAGGAGAACTTCGACGAGATCGGGACCGCCACGCAGAGCGACCAGGGTACGGGGTCGTACGTCCCCGTCACGGTCCGCAGCACCGACGAGAGCGGTCAGTCCCCGGCCAACAACTTCCAGGACGCCGTAGTTGAGCGCGGCTTCCCGGACGCGTACAACACCCGGGCCGACCGGTGTGAGTACGTCAACGGGTCGCTCACCGGCGAGCGGAACCCCTGCCTGCTGCTCGTCGTCAACGACGAGGTCGTCAACTCCTTCGGGATGGACTCGGGGCTCGCGGACAGCATGGGTGCCGGATCGTGGGCGGAGACCGGTCGGTTCCGGCTCACGACCGGCGAGTTCAGCGAGGCCCAGACCATCTCGCTGAACCTCCGCGCCGGCGCGCTCCCGGCCGACCTCGACATCAGCGGCGAGGGGACCTCCTCGTCCATCTCGGCCTCGCAGGGGGAGAACTTCCGGACGTACTCGCTCGTCATCGGGATCCTCTCGGTGTTCGCCGTCGCGGGGATGGTGTTCCTCCGCTACCGCGAGCCGCGCGTCGCCCTACCGATGATCGTCACGGCGCTGGCCGAGGTGTACGCGCTGCTCGGGTTCGCCGCGCTGCTCGGATACCCGCTCGAACTCGCGGTGATCGCGGGCTTCATCGCGGTCGTCGGGACGGGCGTCGACGACCTCGTCATCATCGCCGACCAGGTGATGAGCGAGGGCGACGTGAGCTCCCGGACCGTGTTCGACTCGCGGTTCCGGCAGGCCTTCTGGGTCATCGGCGCGGCCGCGGCCACGACGATCATCGCGATGTCGCCGCTGATGGTGCTCTCGCTCGGCGACCTCTCCGGGTTCGCCATCTTCACCATCCTCGGCGTGCTGGTCGGCGTGCTGGTCACCCGCCCCGCGTACGGTGACATCCTCCGCCGCCTGCTGACGGTCAGGTAG